The stretch of DNA GTGCCCATCGCCTCGACCAGACCGGTGTAGCTCGTGGCTACAAAAGCGTCTACCGGGACGCCCAGCCGCTCGCCCAGCATCTCCGCCAGGGGCTCGAGGGTGTCGACGAGGCGTTCGGCCTCCAAGGAGGGCATCATGCCCAGCACCAGGCGCTCAGGCTCCTGTGCAAACGCAGGCGTCAGCGACAGGCCCAGGACCAGCAAAACAAAGATCACTCTTTTCATGGTATTTCTCCTTTAGCGCGCGAAGACCCTCATCGTCTCGCGGATGACGTCGTAGGCTTCGCTGTCGATGGGGGCGAAGCCGGTGATCCTGAGAAATTCCTCGGTGAGCGCCCGCCCCGCTTCGGTCGCGGTGATCTCGATGAGCGCCTCGGCGATCTCCTGGGCCAGCTCGTCGGAGAGCCCAGCGCGCACGGCGACCCCGTCGTTGGGAATCGGCAGGGTGTGGCCGAGCACGCGCACCTCCTCCATCACGTCGGGGTAGTCGTTCAGCAGGACCTCGCGGGCGTCCTCGAACGACACGCCCACATCGACGTCGCGGTTGTAGACAGCTAAGACGGCGGCGTCGTGGGAGCCGACGAAGACCCCCTGCATGTCGGTATTGGCGTCGATGCCGTACTCACGGAGCAAGAAGACGTAAGGAAAATGATAGCCGGAGGTGGAGGCGGGATCAACAAAGGCGATCACTTTGTCCCTCAAGTCCTCAAACCCTACGATGTCGCTGCCCTGGTGGACATTGAACTGGGCGCGGTAGCTCGTTTCGCCGCGGCGCACGTTGGCCAAGATGACGCGCGCGCCGTGGCGGTCCATCGCCTGAACGAGCGCGGCGGGACCGAAAAAGCCGATGTCGACCCGGCCTGTGCCCATCGCTTCGACCAAACCCGTGTAGTTCGTCGTGACGAAGGCCTCGACGGGAAGGGCGAGGTGCTCGCTCAGCCTCTCGACGATGGGTCCCAAGTCGTCGATCATCCCATCGGCTTCGTGAAAGGGCACCACGCCCAAAACCAGCCTATCGGGACGTTCTTGGGCGAAGGTGGAGCTGAGGAGTAGGGCAAACATCAGCAGTGCGGTGGTAAATAGCCTGGTCATGAATCTCCTTACGGCATGGTGATTTGTGCGGTTGTTGCTTCCAAGTTCATGTATGGTAA from Deinococcota bacterium encodes:
- a CDS encoding phosphate/phosphite/phosphonate ABC transporter substrate-binding protein, encoding MTRLFTTALLMFALLLSSTFAQERPDRLVLGVVPFHEADGMIDDLGPIVERLSEHLALPVEAFVTTNYTGLVEAMGTGRVDIGFFGPAALVQAMDRHGARVILANVRRGETSYRAQFNVHQGSDIVGFEDLRDKVIAFVDPASTSGYHFPYVFLLREYGIDANTDMQGVFVGSHDAAVLAVYNRDVDVGVSFEDAREVLLNDYPDVMEEVRVLGHTLPIPNDGVAVRAGLSDELAQEIAEALIEITATEAGRALTEEFLRITGFAPIDSEAYDVIRETMRVFAR